A genomic window from Triticum urartu cultivar G1812 chromosome 7, Tu2.1, whole genome shotgun sequence includes:
- the LOC125522929 gene encoding auxin response factor 17, giving the protein MRLSSPAGAVLPAQAPPSPEVAEEHKCLNSELWHACAGPLVSLPAVGSRVVYFPQGHSEQVAASTNKEIESQIPNYPNLPPQLICQLHNVTMHADAETDEVYAQMTLQPLNPQELKDPYLPAELGTANKQPTNYFCKTLTASDTSTHGGFSVPRRAAEKVFPPLDFTMQPPAQELFAKDLHGNEWKFRHIFRGQPKRHLLTTGWSVFVSAKRLVAGDSVLFIWNDNNQLLLGIRRATRPQTVMPSSVLSSDSMHIGLLAAAAHAASTNSRFTIFYNPRASPCEFVIPLAKYVKAVYHTRISVGMRFRMLFETEESSVRRYMGTITGISDLDDVRWPNSHWRSVKVGWDESTAGERQPRVSLWEIEPLTTFPMYPTPFPLRLKRPWPTGLPSLHGGKDDDLTSSLMWLRDSANPGFQSLNFGGAGMNPWMQPRLDASLLGLQPDIYQTMAAAAFQDPTKMSPTMLQFQQPQNMVGRATPLLQSQILQQMQPQFQQQSYLQNMNGTTIQGQAQSEFLQQQLQRCQSFNEQKPQLLQQQESNQQQSQGMQVPQHQHMQQQKNMANYQSAYSQLSPGPQSSPTALQTALPFSQSQSFSDTNMSSLSPSGAPAMHNTLGPFSSETASHRSMSRPTAVPVPDSWSSKRVAVESLIPSRPQSTTHMEQLSSTPPSIPQSSALAPLPGRGCLVDQDGSSDPQNHLLFGVNIDSHSLLMQGGLHDENDSTAIPYSTSNFLSPSQHDFSLDQTLNSSGCLDESGYVPCSHTPDQVNQPPATFVKVYKSGTYGRSLDITKFSNYHELRRELGRLFGLEGQLEDPMRSGWQLVFVDREEDVLLVGDDPWQEFVNSVSCIKILSPQEVQQMGKQGLELLSSAPGKRLGGGGGGSSCDDYASRQESRSLSTGIASVGSVEVEF; this is encoded by the exons ATGAGGCTCTCGTCGCCGGCGGGCGCCGTCCTCCCGGCCCaggcgccgccgtcgccggaag TTGCTGAGGAGCACAAGTGCCTGAATTCGGAGCTATGGCACGCTTGCGCCGGCCCGCTCGTCTCCTTGCCCGCGGTCGGCAGCAGGGTGGTGTACTTCCCACAGGGACACAGCGAGCAG GTAGCCGCGTCGACGAATAAAGAGATCGAGTCTCAGATCCCCAACTATCCCAATTTGCCTCCACAGCTTATCTGCCAGCTGCACAATGTGACCATGCAT GCCGATGCAGAGACGGACGAGGTCTATGCGCAGATGACCTTGCAACCGCTTAACCCG CAAGAGCTGAAGGATCCGTATCTACCTGCTGAATTAGGTACTGCAAACAAACAGCCAACGAATTATTTTTGCAAAACATTAACTGCGAGTGACACAAGCACGCATGGCGGCTTCTCTGTTCCCCGGCGAGCAGCTGAGAAAGTGTTTCCTCCGCTG GATTTCACTATGCAGCCTCCAGCACAGGAGTTGTTTGCAAAAGATCTTCATGGCAATGAGTGGAAATTCCGTCACATCTTTCGCG GTCAGCCAAAGCGGCATCTTCTCACTACAGGCTGGAGTGTCTTTGTAAGTGCAAAGAGACTTGTCGCTGGGGACTCTGTCCTATTTATCTG GAATGACAACAATCAGCTTCTTCTGGGAATTCGCCGGGCAACTCGGCCACAAACTGTCATGCCATCTTCTGTCCTATCTAGCGATAGCATGCACATTGGTCTTCTTGCTGCAGCTGCTCATGCTGCTTCAACAAATAGCCGGTTTACAATCTTTTATAACCCAAG AGCCAGTCCTTGCGAGTTTGTTATACCACTTGCCAAGTATGTAAAAGCCGTGTATCATACCCGTATATCGGTGGGGATGCGTTTCAGGATGCTTTTTGAGACAGAAGAGTCAAGTGTTAGGAG ATACATGGGGACAATTACAGGAATTAGTGATCTCGATGATGTTCGTTGGCCAAACTCACATTGGCGCTCTGTAAAG GTTGGCTGGGATGAATCAACTGCTGGAGAGAGGCAGCCAAGGGTGTCACTTTGGGAGATTGAACCCCTGACAACTTTCCCGATGTATCCTACTCCTTTTCCTCTTAGACTGAAGCGACCTTGGCCAACAGGCTTGCCTTCTCTGCATG GTGGTAAGGATGATGACTTGACTTCCTCGCTCATGTGGCTTCGAGATAGTGCAAACCCTGGTTTCCAGTCGCTGAATTTCGGTGGTGCTGGCATGAATCCCTGGATGCAGCCAAGGCTGGATGCGTCGTTACTTGGCCTACAACCTGACATTTACCAAACGATGGCTGCGGCTGCATTCCAGGACCCAACAAAGATGTCACCCACGATGTTGCAGTTCCAGCAGCCACAGAACATGGTTGGTAGGGCTACGCCGCTTCTGCAAAGTCAGATTTTGCAGCAAATGCAACCTCAGTTTCAGCAGCAGTCATACCTTCAAAACATGAATGGCACCACGATCCAAGGCCAGGCTCAGTCTGAGTTCCTTCAACAGCAGCTCCAACGGTGCCAGTCCTTCAATGAGCAGAAGCCACAGCTTCTCCAACAACAAGAATCAAATCAGCAGCAATCGCAGGGTATGCAAGTCCCTCAACATCAGCATATGCAACAACAGAAGAATATGGCAAACTACCAGTCAGCATATTCTCAACTCTCCCCAGGTCCTCAGTCTTCACCTACAGCACTGCAAACGGCCTTACCGTTTTCGCAGTCTCAGAGCTTTTCGGACACGAATATGAGCTCATTGTCCCCATCCGGCGCCCCCGCCATGCATAATACCTTGGGGCCATTCTCATCAGAAACAGCTTCACACCGGAGTATGTCAAGGCCTACCGCGGTACCTGTCCCTGACTCATGGTCGTCAAAGCGAGTTGCAGTGGAGTCTCTGATTCCTTCTCGTCCTCAGTCCACCACGCACATGGAACAGCTATCCTCAACACCACCTAGCATACCTCAAAGCTCTGCATTGGCGCCACTTCCTGGAAGAGGTTGCTTGGTGGATCAAGATGGGAGCTCTGATCCTCAGAATCATCTTCTGTTCGGCGTTAATATAGACTCACACTCACTTCTGATGCAAGGAGGTCTTCATGACGAGAATGATTCGACGGCAATTCCCTATTCCACTTCCAATTTTCTGAGCCCTTCTCAACATGATTTCTCCTTGGATCAGACACTAAATAGTTCAGGATGCTTGGATGAGTCGGGATATGTGCCATGTTCACACACTCCTGATCAAGTCAATCAACCACCTGCAACCTTTGTGAAG GTTTACAAATCTGGAACCTACGGAAGGTCGCTTGATATCACCAAGTTTAGCAACTATCATGAACTACGTAGGGAACTGGGGCGCCTATTTGGCCTTGAGGGCCAGTTGGAAGACCCTATGAGATCAGGCTGGCAGCTTGTATTCGTCGACCGGGAGGAGGATGTCCTTCTGGTTGGCGACGACCCTTGGCA GGAATTCGTGAACAGTGTGTCCTGCATAAAGATCCTGTCCCCGCAGGAGGTGCAGCAGATGGGCAAGCAGGGCCTGGAGCTCCTGAGCTCGGCCCCCGGGAAGAGGCTaggcggtggtggtggcggtaGCAGCTGCGACGACTATGCGAGCAGGCAGGAGTCAAGGAGCCTGAGCACCGGGATCGCGTCGGTCGGCTCGGTCGAGGTCGAGTTCTGA